The nucleotide sequence GCCTCTCCGGCCCCGGCCGCATGCTGGAGCCCGAAGACATTGTGGCGGAGCTGGAGCGGTTTTTTAATCGTTAAACCCTTCTGTCATCCTGAGCTTGCGAAGGACCTTATCACATTTGAGTCACTCCAGGACAATCTCCGTCCAAGCGTGATAAGATCCTTCGCAGGCTCAGGATGACGTCACTTAACACTAGTATGCGTGTTCTCCTCACCGCCGGGCCTACCTACGAGCCGCTGGACCCCGTGCGCTTCATCGGCAACCACAGCACCGGCAAGATGGGCTACGCGCTGGCCGAGGCCTTCGCTGCCATCGGCGCCGACGTCACGCTGATCAGCGGCCCCACCAACCTGCCCGACCCCGCGCACCCACGCATCCGCACGCAGCGCGTGGAAACCGCCGACCAGATGTACGCCGCCGCCGCCGCCCTGGCACCTACCGCTGATGTGTGGGTGTTTGCGGCCGCTGTGGCTGACTACAAGCCGGCGCACGTAGCGGCCGAGAAGATCAAAAAGGCCGGCGATACGCTCACGCTGGAGCTGGTAAAGAACGTAGATATTGCGGCCACGCTGGGGAAAACCAAGCGGCCCGAACAATTTTCGGTGGGTTTTGCGTTGGAGACCAACAACGAGGAAGCCCACGCCCAGGACAAGCTGCGCCGCAAAAACTTCGACCTCGTGGTGCTGAACTCCCTGCGCGACGCCGGGGCCGGTTTTCGCCACGATACCAACAAAGTGACGCTGCTCGACGCGCAGGGCGAATCCCGTATATTTGAAGTAAAGCCCAAGGCCGAAGTGGCCCGGGATATTGTCGACGCCGTTCTTGCCCGCCTGCCCCGTGAAGTATAATCTGCCGCTGTCTGCTCTGCTGCTTGCCTTCGTTTCGCTGCTGGCCCGCCCCACTAAGGCTCAGGAAATCCAGGCCGAAGTGCGCGTGACCACCGAAAACGTGACCATCGCCGACCGCCAGCTGGTGCAGCAGATGCAGAACGACATGCAGTCGTTTCTGAACACCCGCTCCTTCACCAGCCAGACCTACCGGCCCGAGGAGCGGATCCGGATGCGCATTTTTGTAGGCATCACCGAAATTCCGCAGAACGGCCAGTACAAGGCCACGGCCCGCATCGTGTCGTCGCGGCCGGTGTATGGCACTGGCTTTGAAACGAATTTGCTCAGCTTCGCCGACCGCAACTTCGTCTTCAACTACTCGCCCCAGAACCCGATTGACTTCTCGGAAAACAACTTCGTGGGCAACCTGTCGGCGCTGCTGACCTTCTACGCCTACCTCACCATCGGCATCGACCAGGACAGCTTCGCGCGCCTGAGCGGCTCGCCGTACTACGACCGGGCCCGCATTGTGGTGCAGAACGCCTCGTCGCAGACCATCACCAACGAGCAGGACGACGCTTGGAAGGACGGGCAGTCGCGCAACCGCTACTGGCTGCTCAACAACCTGCAGGACCCGCAGCTGGAAGCCATCCGCACGGGCATCTACGCCTACTACCGGCAGGGGCTCGACGTGTTCATTGAGAAGCCCGAGGAAGCCCGCACCAGCATCTACGGGGCCCTGGAGGGCGTGCACAACGCCGCCATCCGCCGTCCCGGCACGCTGCTGGCCCGCGCCTTCTTCGACACCAAGGCCGACGAAATTGCCAACATCTTCCGCAGCTCGCCCGACGCCCAGCAGAAGCAGCGCCTCACCACCCTGCTCACGGAAGTAGACCCCACCAACTCGGCCAAGTACCAAGCCATGCTGCGCTAATCACGGATTTTTCGGATTAGGCGGATTGGTCGGATTTTGTGGACGAAATTCTGCCGCCTGCTGCACAAGCGACTTTTAAAGTTTACCGGCTGATTTGCTTTTCAAGCAGTGCAAATTTCCCAAATCCGGCCCAGGAATGGTTTCAAGCCGAATCATCCACAAAATCCGATGAATTCGTCCTTATCCGAAAAAATCCGTGAGCAAATTTTATTGGCAATTGACTAAGTGAACTAGTAGCTTTGCTAAAGCTACTAGCCCCGGCTGGCTTGTGCCGGTCCGTAGCGCGTGTGTTTTGGCAGCTACGGCCGGGAGTCCGGCCTTCACTTGGTAGATTATGCTCATTGACCTCCGCATCCGCAACTACGCCCTGATTGAGCAGCTGCAGCTGCAACCCTCGGCACTGCTTAACATCATCACCGGCGAAACCGGGGCCGGCAAGTCCATTATGCTGGGCGCCATCGGCCTGCTGCTCGGCAACCGCGCCGACTCGCGCATGCTCTTCGACACCGACAAGAAGTGCGTGATTGAGGGCCAGTTTGATATCAGCAGCTACCAGTTGCAGGATATTTTCGAGGCCGAGGACCTCGATTACGACGCGCAGTGCATTCTGCGGCGTGAAATCAGCCCCGCCGGCAAGAGCCGGGCCTTCGTGAACGACACGCCCGTGACGCTGGAAACCCTGCGCCACATCGGGGCCAACCTCATGGACATTCACTCGCAGCACGACACGCTGCTGCTCGGGGATGCCGTGTTTCAGCTGAACCTGCTGGACCTGTACGCCGGGCTGGTGCCCACGCGGGGCCAGTACAGCAATGCCTACCGCCAGTACCGCAAGCTGGAAGCCGACCTGAAAACCCTGCAGGACCAGGTAGCGCAGGCCAACAAGGAGCTGGACTACCACAGCTTCCTGCTGACCGAGCTGGAAGACGCCCGCCTCGACAACGAGCGCCAGGACGAGCTGGAGCAGGAAGTGAAAGAGCTGGAGCACGCCGAGGAAATCAAATTCAAGCTCACTCATGCTCTGCAGTGCCTCACCGAAAACGAGTACTGCGCCACCGGCAGCATGAAGGAAGCCGCCACGCTGCTGGGCCAGATTGCCAACTACTCGGAGCAAGCCCGCGAGCTGAAACTGCGCCTCGACAGCTGCCTGATTGAGCTGCACGATATTGCCGACGAAATAGAAGCCGCCGAGCGCCGCACCGAAGGCGACCCGGCCCGCATTGATGAACTCCAGGGCCGCCTGAACGTGCTCTACAGTCTGCAGCGCAAGCACCAGGTGCGCGATGTGGTGGCCCTGCTGGCCGTGCGCTCCGACCTGCGCGACAAGGTCAGCTCCGTGCTCAACCTCGACCGCCAGATTACGCGCCTGCGCCGCGACGCCGACGCCGCCCTGGCCACCGTGCAGAAGCAGGCCACGCGCCTCTCAGAAGCCCGCCGCAAGGTGTTCCCGAAGTTTGAGAAGGAGCTGGCCTCCCTGTTGGCCGATCTGGGCATGCCCAACTCGCGCATTGTGGTGCAGCATCAGGAAGGCCCGCCCGCTACCAGCGGCATTGATGTGGTGAGTATCCTGTTCACGGCCAACAAAGGCGCCCAGCCCCAGACGCTGAGCAAGGCGGCCTCGGGCGGCGAGTTCTCGCGCCTGATGCTGTGCATCAAATACATGCTGGCCGATAAGACGGCGTTGCCGACCATCGTATTCGATGAAATTGACACTGGCATCAGCGGCGAAATTGCGGTGAAAGTGGGCCGCATGATGCATCAGATGGCCAAAAAGCACCAGCTTATTGCCATCAGCCACCTGCCCCAGATGGCCGCCGCCGGCGACACGCACTACTTCGTGTATAAGGAAGACCGCGCCGACCGCACCGTGAGCTGCATCCGGCCGCTGAACCTGGAGGAGCGCATTCAGGAAATTGCCCAGATGATTTCCGGGGCCAAGCCCAGCCTGCACGCCACCCAAAGTGCCCGCGAGCTGCTGGCGTTGCGCGGCGTAGAAATGGCAGGGTAGAAGCAGAGAAGGAGTATCAGAACGTCATTCCGAGCAAAGCGGAGCGTAGTCGAGGAATCTTGTTAGTGTGGTAATTGATTATGCCACACTAGCGAGATTCCTCGGCTGCGCTCGGAATGACGTTCTGCTTTGCGTGACGTTCTGTATTTTTTTGCCTCTTTTGTAGTTCCAACCACTACACCTCTGAACTCTCTATATGGCTAGTAACCTGCTCGCGGGCAAAGTCGGTATCATTTCCGGCGCGCTGAACGAAGAATCCATTGCCTGGAAAGTAGCCCTGAAGGCCCACGCCGAAGGCGCCCGCTTTGTGCTCACCAACGCCCCGCTGGCCATGCGCATGGGCGAAATCAACAAGCTCTCGGAGCTGTGCAACGCGCCAATCATTCCGGCCGATGCCACCTCCATGGAGGACCTGGAGAAGCTGTTCTCGGGCGCGCAGGAGCACCTCGGCGGCAAGCTCGACTTCGTGCTGCACAGCATTGGCATGAGCGCCAACATCCGTAAGGGCAAGCACTACGGCGAGTTGAACTACGAGTGGTACCAGAAAACCCTCGACGTATCGGCCCTGTCGTTCCACAAGATGCTGGCCGTAGCGGAAAAGCAGGACGCCTTCAACGAGTGGGGTTCGGCCGTGGCTTTGAGCTACATTGCCGCCCAGCGCGCCTTCCTCGATTATACCGATATGTCGCAGGCCAAGGCCATGCTCGAAAGCATTGCCCGCAGCTATGGCCAGCGCCTCGGCAAGCTCAAGAAAGTGCGCGTGAACACCATCTCGCAGTCGCCCACCAAAACCACCGCCGGCACCGGCATCAGCGGTTTCGATGCGTTCTACGAGTACGCCGACCGTCTCTCGCCCCTGGGCAACGCCCCAGCCGAAGCCTGCGCCGACTACTGCATCAGCCTGTTCTCGGACCTGACCCGTTATGTGACCATGCAGAACCTCATGCACGACGGTGGCTTCAGCACCACCGGCATTTCGGAGGAAATCGTGGAGCTGATGTCGAAGGCCAACTCGTAGGCTTTTCTGCCTTCTCAATAAACGACAACGCCCGGCCGGTTTGGCTGGGCGTTGTTGCATTAAGGGGCACTGTAGTCTCATCGTTGCCGATATTGCTCTACTGCAACGCGAAGCAAAGGCTTCGCGCTACAAGTTTCCTCAGAAATTCAGCTGGGCCTGCAGGCGCAGCAGGCCGCCGCGCTGGCGGTTGTCGGGCTTCTGGAAATCCTCGAAGCGGCGGTTGGAGAGGGTGTACATCGTCACCAGCTCGAAGCTGGGGAACGGCTGCCACTCCACGCCCAGCTCGGCCTCGCGCACCTGGTAGCTGCGGGCGTCCCGCTCGTGCTTCTTGCCGCCATCGTAGTACTGGGCGCGCAGGAAGGGGTAGAACTGTTGCCCTTTGTATTGCAGGCGGTAGTTGAGCAGCAGGTAGCCGCCGTGCAGGCGCTGCGTCTCGATGCTGTCGGTGCTGGGGTTGAACTTGGGGCCGCGGCCCACGTTGTACTCGGCCTGCAGGCCGAAAGGCTGGGGATACAGCACGAACGTGGCCGCCACGCGCTGGTCGGGGTAGCGCAGGTCGGGGCGGTGCTTCACGCCGCTGGACAGCTGGTCGCGGTTCACCACGTACTCGCCGGTGTAGGCCTGCAGCGCCGGCTCGATGAGCTGGCCCCCAATCTCAAGCGGATATGTGACACGGGCCACCACGTGGCGCTGGTTGTTGAGCTCGGGGCGGTTGGCGGTCTGGCCGTTGAAGACGCCCAGGCCCACCACGCCGTAGTCGCCGGAGCCTTTCAGGCCGTCTTTCACGAGGCGGCTGAAGCGCTGGCGCACGGCCGTCGGGGCCCAGTACAGGAAGGCGCCCAGGTCGCGTTCGTTGGAAAAGGAACTGTTGATGCCGTCGCTGCGGTCCAGGGCCAGGCGGTTCTGGCTGGATTGCATGTTCTCAAACCCAAACGGAATCTTGCTCTGCCCCAGCCGCACCCGAAACTGGCTGGCCTTGTCGAGGCCCACATCGAAGTAGGCGTCGCGCAGGAGCGTGGCGTTCAGCGAGGAGCTGCCGCTGATGGTGCTGGCAAAGTCGGGCTGGATGTAGAAGTACACCCGCTCGTGCAGCTGCCCGAAGAAGATGATACGAATCCGGCGTAGCGAAAACCCGCCATTGCGGCCCCACGACCGGTCGCACTGCTCGCAGGTGAGGTCGGGGTTGGTTTCCAGCAGCCGGTTGTAGCGGGCCTGCACGTAGCCCCGGATAGCTACCGTCTGGTACCACTTTTTACCCGGGGCCGGCTCCGAGGAAACCGAGTCGGCGGCCTGGCCGTGGACCCGACCCGCAGCCAGGAGCAACAGGATGGTTAACAGCTTCTTCATGAAATGATAATGCTGGCACAAAGTGCGGCATTAGATGTTACTTCAAGATGACCGGCGTATTACGGCAGTGTTACCAATGCTCCTTAACAGGTCGGCCCCTGACAGCGTGAGCTGTCAGGGGCCGGATATAATTGGAGGCAGGGATGGTCATACAGTAGCGCAAACTGTGTAGTTCGCACCCCCACGCCGTTGGGACGGGTTTATGCTGAGACGCGAACTATACGGCTTGCGCTACTAGGCGCGCTACTCTGCTTCTTCGGATACTGCGTCAGCCTGGGTGGTGGCTTCGTAGGTGTCGGCGTACTTGAAATCGTCGAGCCAGTAGGCGGAGCTAACCACGTCGAAAACCACCGACTTGTCGGTTTTCTTCGAGGGCGTGAGCTGCCAGATGATGCTGGGAGATTCGGGGAAGCTGGTGCCATCTAGCTGCTCATGGAAAAGGCGCTTGAGCAGGGTGTTGTCGGGCATGCCTTGGGCTAGCAGGCGCAGCAGCGGGGCCTCGGGCTGCTGGTCGAATATGCTCAGGGCCTCGGCGTCTTCGGCTGTAAGCTGCACCTGAAACTGTACGGCTTCAGCGCGCGGGAACTTGCCGTTGTAGGCAGTATAGAGCAGCTGGGTAGCTTTGAAAAAGCCTTCGTGCTGCTCCAGCTCGGGGTTTTCTTCCCAGAGCTTTTCGGTGAGCATCTGGTGAGCCAGGTTTTCGATCTGGCCGGTGGTGAGCTGATCCTCGAACAGATACTCCAACACCAACTGGGCCGCCTCGGTGGGCTCCAGGTCGGTGAGGGCCATGTGGGTCATGTCGGTCAGCTCGTTGGCGGCTATTTCGTCGGGGTTGTCGTAGCCGGTTTTAGTGAGCAGGGCCTTGTAATCGGCCGGCTCCCAGGAGTTGGGCAGCTTGGTGAGGGTATCGAAGGTGAGGCGTTCTATGGTGAACTTCTGCATACGGAAAGGCTGAATGGACTACGCGGCGCAGGCGCGCCGCTGTTCTGCTTGTATACGTTAGCCGTCGGTAAAGGCTGGGATAAAAACCACAAA is from Hymenobacter yonginensis and encodes:
- a CDS encoding phosphopantothenoylcysteine decarboxylase domain-containing protein, which produces MRVLLTAGPTYEPLDPVRFIGNHSTGKMGYALAEAFAAIGADVTLISGPTNLPDPAHPRIRTQRVETADQMYAAAAALAPTADVWVFAAAVADYKPAHVAAEKIKKAGDTLTLELVKNVDIAATLGKTKRPEQFSVGFALETNNEEAHAQDKLRRKNFDLVVLNSLRDAGAGFRHDTNKVTLLDAQGESRIFEVKPKAEVARDIVDAVLARLPREV
- the porD gene encoding type IX secretion system protein PorD; its protein translation is MKYNLPLSALLLAFVSLLARPTKAQEIQAEVRVTTENVTIADRQLVQQMQNDMQSFLNTRSFTSQTYRPEERIRMRIFVGITEIPQNGQYKATARIVSSRPVYGTGFETNLLSFADRNFVFNYSPQNPIDFSENNFVGNLSALLTFYAYLTIGIDQDSFARLSGSPYYDRARIVVQNASSQTITNEQDDAWKDGQSRNRYWLLNNLQDPQLEAIRTGIYAYYRQGLDVFIEKPEEARTSIYGALEGVHNAAIRRPGTLLARAFFDTKADEIANIFRSSPDAQQKQRLTTLLTEVDPTNSAKYQAMLR
- the recN gene encoding DNA repair protein RecN, which gives rise to MLIDLRIRNYALIEQLQLQPSALLNIITGETGAGKSIMLGAIGLLLGNRADSRMLFDTDKKCVIEGQFDISSYQLQDIFEAEDLDYDAQCILRREISPAGKSRAFVNDTPVTLETLRHIGANLMDIHSQHDTLLLGDAVFQLNLLDLYAGLVPTRGQYSNAYRQYRKLEADLKTLQDQVAQANKELDYHSFLLTELEDARLDNERQDELEQEVKELEHAEEIKFKLTHALQCLTENEYCATGSMKEAATLLGQIANYSEQARELKLRLDSCLIELHDIADEIEAAERRTEGDPARIDELQGRLNVLYSLQRKHQVRDVVALLAVRSDLRDKVSSVLNLDRQITRLRRDADAALATVQKQATRLSEARRKVFPKFEKELASLLADLGMPNSRIVVQHQEGPPATSGIDVVSILFTANKGAQPQTLSKAASGGEFSRLMLCIKYMLADKTALPTIVFDEIDTGISGEIAVKVGRMMHQMAKKHQLIAISHLPQMAAAGDTHYFVYKEDRADRTVSCIRPLNLEERIQEIAQMISGAKPSLHATQSARELLALRGVEMAG
- a CDS encoding enoyl-ACP reductase FabI, coding for MASNLLAGKVGIISGALNEESIAWKVALKAHAEGARFVLTNAPLAMRMGEINKLSELCNAPIIPADATSMEDLEKLFSGAQEHLGGKLDFVLHSIGMSANIRKGKHYGELNYEWYQKTLDVSALSFHKMLAVAEKQDAFNEWGSAVALSYIAAQRAFLDYTDMSQAKAMLESIARSYGQRLGKLKKVRVNTISQSPTKTTAGTGISGFDAFYEYADRLSPLGNAPAEACADYCISLFSDLTRYVTMQNLMHDGGFSTTGISEEIVELMSKANS
- a CDS encoding porin translates to MKKLLTILLLLAAGRVHGQAADSVSSEPAPGKKWYQTVAIRGYVQARYNRLLETNPDLTCEQCDRSWGRNGGFSLRRIRIIFFGQLHERVYFYIQPDFASTISGSSSLNATLLRDAYFDVGLDKASQFRVRLGQSKIPFGFENMQSSQNRLALDRSDGINSSFSNERDLGAFLYWAPTAVRQRFSRLVKDGLKGSGDYGVVGLGVFNGQTANRPELNNQRHVVARVTYPLEIGGQLIEPALQAYTGEYVVNRDQLSSGVKHRPDLRYPDQRVAATFVLYPQPFGLQAEYNVGRGPKFNPSTDSIETQRLHGGYLLLNYRLQYKGQQFYPFLRAQYYDGGKKHERDARSYQVREAELGVEWQPFPSFELVTMYTLSNRRFEDFQKPDNRQRGGLLRLQAQLNF